From the genome of Rhodobacteraceae bacterium Araon29, one region includes:
- the leuB gene encoding 3-isopropylmalate dehydrogenase: MTKPSLLILPGDGIGPEVMTEVRKIIAWFSENRGLEFDVSEDLVGGCAYDAHGTPLHDDTMAKAQEVDAVLLGAVGGPQYDDLDFSLKPERGLLRLRKEMDLFANLRPAQCFDALADFSSLKTEVVSGLDIMIVRESTSGVYFGEPRGIFKEGNERVGINTQRYTESEIDRVARSAFELARRRNNKVCSMEKANVMESGVLWREIVQKVHDTDYSDVELSHMYADAGAMQLCRWPKQFDVIVTDNLFGDILSDTAAMLTGSLGMLPSATLGPVMPNGRPKAMYEPVHGSAPDIVGQGKANPIACILSFAMALRYSFDQGAEADRLEQAIETVLANGARTPDLMGPEDGTPMTTEQMGDAILEALGTSV; this comes from the coding sequence ATGACGAAACCTTCCCTTCTTATCCTACCTGGTGACGGCATTGGCCCCGAGGTCATGACCGAAGTGCGTAAAATCATCGCTTGGTTTAGTGAAAATCGAGGGCTTGAATTTGACGTGAGTGAAGATCTGGTGGGTGGATGTGCCTATGATGCGCATGGAACACCACTGCATGATGATACAATGGCCAAGGCTCAAGAGGTTGATGCGGTTCTGCTTGGAGCGGTGGGCGGCCCCCAGTATGACGATCTTGATTTTAGCTTAAAGCCAGAGCGCGGTTTGCTGAGGCTTCGCAAAGAAATGGATCTGTTTGCCAATCTGCGCCCCGCGCAATGCTTTGATGCATTGGCGGATTTTTCATCATTAAAGACAGAGGTGGTTTCAGGTCTAGATATAATGATAGTTCGGGAATCCACATCTGGCGTTTACTTTGGGGAACCCAGAGGCATTTTTAAAGAGGGCAATGAGCGGGTTGGGATCAATACGCAGCGATATACCGAAAGCGAAATTGACCGGGTTGCACGCAGCGCCTTTGAGCTTGCTCGCCGTCGTAACAATAAAGTTTGCTCGATGGAAAAGGCAAATGTCATGGAATCTGGTGTTTTATGGCGTGAGATTGTTCAAAAGGTGCATGATACTGATTACTCGGATGTAGAGTTAAGCCATATGTATGCGGATGCTGGCGCCATGCAGCTTTGCCGTTGGCCCAAGCAATTTGACGTGATCGTGACGGATAACTTATTTGGTGATATCCTGTCTGACACAGCGGCAATGTTGACCGGTAGCCTTGGTATGTTGCCCTCTGCAACGCTGGGCCCTGTTATGCCCAATGGTCGGCCAAAGGCAATGTATGAACCAGTGCATGGATCTGCGCCTGATATTGTAGGCCAAGGCAAAGCAAACCCAATTGCCTGTATTCTTAGTTTTGCTATGGCGCTTCGCTATTCTTTTGACCAAGGTGCAGAAGCAGATCGGCTTGAACAAGCGATTGAGACGGTTCTAGCCAATGGAGCCCGCACCCCTGATCTAATGGGGCCAGAGGACGGCACGCCGATGACAACAGAGCAAATGGGTGATGCTATTTTAGAGGCGCTGGGCACAAGCGTCTAA
- a CDS encoding filamentous hemagglutinin N-terminal domain-containing protein, with protein sequence MCAFPFVLPVQAQDSSDLPVLRNVVSGSGSLQHSTDSLVVNQSSNKLVLDWQGFSIAPDHKVEFQQPSTESTALNRVSGGIPSEIFGALEANGRVFLVNPAGVLFSPSAQVNVGGLIASTLDITQDDFLSGQYIFGGSARTAVDNQGSISVSNGGLAAFIGAQIDNSGTITAKDGSVLMGAGSRVKVNVDGSLYSLEIQADAVDGLVNQDGIIQADNGRIWLSAGAAADLKSNAINHTGISRANSLQVGPKGEIVLSSNGHVNISGGSELSVAGQEAGKININADTAMLGGVLVASSTGNGVAAGEIELKFEGRLNISGQLQASSDTGKGGFIGVTSGQIIQSASSELNVDGAVGGYIRMDAGAGLLTSGDYTAHGHVSSGGMVDITGSDLRFFSATLNASGQSVGGMVRLGGAFQGGKDVDPDTSYYSSFIGRWGALPSLGSSQQTFINNATQIDTSSAAGVGGTAIIWSDDTTTFLGKIDSQGSTGGGSVEISSANDLRKASLANVDVGDGGHLLLDPKNIIIGDSATAQDWSYAGILGFGYSTTTKNLDVSGLDASGSFGMAVSLNAAGDRMAVGSHSDNGSGDDTNYAGAVYLFSFTDSDFSGGVLQATIGEGYTGGKNVDVSAIEENDYFGRSVSLNAAGDRLAAGSNGNDGSGNGTTNSGAVYLFSFTDSAFSGGAHEATLGKGYTGGKNVNVNGLEAEDMFGVAISLNAAGDRLAVGAHKDDGSDNGTTLAGAAYLFSFTDSDFSGGTLQATIGKGYTGGKNVDVSALAASDTFGVAVSLNAAGDRLAVGAHGDDGSDNGTSGAGAAYLFSFTDSDFSGGALQATIGKGYTGGKNVNVSALEATEYFGTSVSLNAAGDRLALGATHDDGSDNGTTQAGAVYLFSFTDSAFSGGALQATIGKGYTGGKNVDLSAIEASDFFGRSLSLNAAGDRLVVGANGDDGSGNSTSGAGAVYLFSFTDSDFSSGALQATIGKGYTGGKNIDVSTLEEEDNIGRSLSLNAAGDRLAVGFGRDDGSDNGTSGAGAAYLFSFTDSNFSGGALQAIIGKGYTGGKNVDLSALEADDTFGRSVSLNAAGDRLAVASQWDEGFDNGTFQAGAVYLFSFTDSDFSGGALQATIGKGYTGGKNVDVSSLDRHDWFGRWVSLNAAGDRLAVGAYGDDGFNNEDRSPGAVYLFSFTDSDFSGGALQATIGDGYTGGKNIDIPELRRHDNFGMAVSLNAVGDRLAVGIQKDDGSGNVAKQSGGVYLFSFTDSDFSGGALQAKIGKGFTGGKNIDVSALEEEDLFGHAVSLNAAGDRLAVGAYSDDGSGNSTLNAGAVYLFSFTDSDFSGGALQATIGKGYTGGKNVDVSSLEAGDGFSRSVSLNAAGNRLVAGAAGDDGSGNGTLSVGAVYLFTSSAETGSYNAESAASFTAHADQGITVSAADLRSRLGLGQNVIFQASNDITLSSDLMVVGTETGGSLTLRAGRSILLNADMVTNNGDLNLIANDTLANGVVDVHRDTGNAVITMSAGNSINAGTGAVSITLLDGAGKTNLANGDISLRDITAGTITAVNSGSTSGTGITLSSGALTASSSGDAIALSAQKFTNSAGASALSATSGRWLVWSSNADPFDGSTGDTIGGLSYDFRQYNATYDSTAAAQSTGNGFLYTLAPSLSSSLLGSLTKSYDGLASISTLEAGNYSTITGVIGGDTISLTTPATAALNSKEVGNNKYTSVTRAKDSWTNGSIAVYGYQIALSSGNITSITIPTNSGEAFIVSSSGIASRPIIANSATGMGAFDTQYGLAGDQISTVSGSAFQTVKILMDIAKPQKCRIGSGFDLICGNSQNISYQRSVQR encoded by the coding sequence TTGTGCGCTTTTCCATTTGTGTTGCCAGTTCAAGCGCAAGACAGCAGTGATCTGCCTGTTTTACGGAACGTAGTGTCTGGGAGTGGAAGTTTACAGCACTCAACCGATAGCTTGGTTGTCAATCAGAGCTCAAACAAACTTGTTTTGGACTGGCAAGGGTTTTCAATTGCGCCTGATCATAAGGTTGAATTTCAGCAACCTTCTACCGAATCGACAGCATTGAACAGAGTTTCGGGGGGAATACCATCTGAAATTTTTGGAGCGCTTGAAGCGAATGGCCGCGTTTTCTTGGTTAACCCTGCGGGAGTTCTATTTTCTCCCTCGGCCCAAGTAAACGTTGGCGGGCTTATTGCCTCAACTCTTGATATAACACAGGACGATTTTCTAAGCGGTCAATATATCTTTGGTGGTTCCGCAAGAACAGCAGTTGATAATCAAGGGTCTATTTCGGTCTCAAATGGCGGTTTGGCGGCCTTTATTGGGGCGCAGATTGATAATTCAGGTACGATAACCGCCAAAGACGGAAGTGTCCTCATGGGGGCAGGAAGTCGTGTAAAAGTTAATGTGGATGGTTCGCTTTACTCTCTTGAGATTCAAGCAGATGCAGTTGATGGGCTTGTTAATCAAGATGGCATAATCCAAGCTGACAATGGGCGGATTTGGCTTTCGGCTGGTGCTGCTGCTGATTTGAAATCGAATGCCATCAATCACACAGGGATAAGTCGGGCAAATAGCCTGCAAGTGGGACCAAAAGGCGAGATTGTTCTTTCAAGCAATGGTCACGTCAATATTTCAGGCGGTTCAGAACTTTCTGTGGCGGGCCAAGAGGCGGGCAAGATTAACATTAATGCTGATACAGCGATGCTGGGCGGTGTTTTGGTGGCCTCTTCGACCGGAAACGGGGTTGCCGCAGGCGAGATTGAGTTGAAATTTGAAGGTCGGCTAAACATTTCAGGCCAACTACAGGCCTCCTCAGACACCGGCAAGGGCGGATTTATAGGGGTAACCTCAGGGCAAATTATCCAAAGTGCCTCATCCGAACTAAATGTTGACGGGGCCGTTGGGGGTTACATTCGTATGGATGCCGGCGCGGGGCTGCTGACATCTGGCGATTATACTGCACATGGGCATGTTAGTTCGGGCGGTATGGTTGATATAACTGGATCTGACTTGCGCTTTTTTAGTGCAACGCTGAATGCCTCGGGTCAGTCTGTGGGTGGAATGGTTCGACTTGGTGGCGCTTTTCAGGGCGGTAAGGATGTAGATCCAGATACCAGCTATTATAGCAGCTTTATTGGCCGCTGGGGTGCTCTGCCATCCCTTGGTTCTAGTCAGCAAACTTTTATCAACAATGCCACCCAAATCGACACTAGCTCTGCGGCGGGTGTCGGCGGTACGGCAATCATTTGGTCTGATGATACGACGACATTTTTAGGAAAGATTGACTCTCAAGGCAGTACCGGAGGTGGATCTGTAGAGATTTCTTCGGCCAATGATTTGCGCAAAGCATCGCTTGCTAATGTTGACGTTGGAGATGGTGGACATCTTTTACTGGATCCAAAAAATATTATCATTGGCGATAGTGCAACAGCACAAGATTGGTCCTATGCCGGGATACTGGGCTTTGGGTACAGCACGACGACAAAAAACCTAGATGTCAGTGGGCTTGATGCAAGTGGTTCCTTTGGCATGGCGGTTTCGCTGAACGCAGCAGGTGATCGCATGGCGGTGGGGTCTCATTCAGATAATGGGTCCGGTGATGATACCAATTATGCCGGCGCAGTTTATCTATTCAGCTTTACGGATAGTGACTTTTCTGGCGGCGTGCTGCAGGCAACAATCGGCGAAGGCTATACGGGCGGTAAAAATGTCGATGTCAGCGCAATTGAAGAAAATGACTACTTTGGCCGTTCAGTTTCGCTAAATGCAGCGGGCGATCGCTTGGCTGCGGGGTCTAATGGAAATGACGGGTCTGGAAATGGCACCACTAATAGCGGCGCGGTGTATCTGTTCAGCTTTACGGATAGCGCCTTTTCCGGCGGCGCGCATGAGGCCACGCTTGGCAAAGGTTATACCGGCGGCAAAAACGTCAACGTCAACGGACTTGAAGCAGAAGACATGTTTGGCGTTGCGATTTCGCTCAATGCAGCAGGAGACCGCTTAGCCGTCGGAGCTCATAAGGATGACGGATCCGATAATGGGACAACTCTAGCCGGCGCTGCGTATCTTTTCAGCTTTACGGATAGTGACTTTTCGGGCGGCACGCTGCAGGCCACAATCGGTAAAGGTTATACGGGCGGTAAGAATGTCGATGTCTCTGCCCTTGCAGCAAGTGACACCTTTGGCGTTGCAGTTTCGCTCAACGCGGCAGGTGATCGCCTGGCGGTGGGGGCTCATGGAGATGACGGATCCGATAATGGGACATCTGGAGCAGGCGCTGCGTATCTTTTCAGCTTTACGGATAGTGACTTTTCCGGCGGTGCGCTGCAGGCCACTATAGGCAAAGGCTATACAGGCGGCAAAAATGTCAATGTCTCAGCCCTTGAAGCAACTGAATACTTTGGCACATCGGTTTCGCTCAACGCAGCCGGCGATCGGTTAGCTTTGGGGGCCACCCACGATGACGGATCCGATAATGGGACAACTCAAGCCGGCGCGGTGTATCTGTTCAGCTTTACGGATAGCGCCTTTTCCGGCGGGGCGCTGCAGGCCACAATAGGCAAAGGCTATACGGGCGGCAAAAATGTCGATCTATCCGCAATTGAAGCAAGTGACTTCTTTGGCCGTTCACTTTCGCTCAACGCGGCGGGCGATCGCTTGGTAGTGGGGGCTAATGGAGATGACGGATCCGGTAATAGCACATCGGGCGCCGGCGCAGTTTATCTGTTCAGCTTTACGGATAGTGACTTTTCCAGCGGGGCGCTGCAGGCCACAATCGGTAAAGGTTATACGGGCGGTAAAAATATCGATGTCTCCACGCTTGAAGAAGAAGACAACATTGGCCGTTCACTTTCGCTCAACGCGGCGGGCGATCGCCTGGCCGTGGGGTTTGGTAGAGATGACGGATCCGATAATGGGACCTCTGGAGCCGGCGCAGCGTATCTGTTCAGCTTTACGGATAGCAACTTTTCCGGCGGGGCGCTGCAGGCAATAATAGGTAAAGGTTATACGGGCGGTAAAAATGTCGATCTCTCCGCGCTTGAAGCAGATGACACCTTTGGCCGTTCGGTTTCGCTAAATGCGGCAGGAGACCGCTTGGCTGTCGCATCTCAATGGGATGAAGGGTTTGATAATGGGACATTTCAAGCCGGCGCGGTGTATCTGTTCAGTTTTACGGATAGTGACTTTTCCGGCGGGGCGCTGCAGGCCACAATCGGCAAAGGCTACACGGGTGGTAAAAATGTCGATGTCAGTTCACTTGATAGACATGACTGGTTTGGCCGTTGGGTTTCGCTGAATGCAGCAGGCGATCGTTTGGCCGTAGGTGCTTACGGAGATGACGGATTTAATAATGAGGACCGTAGTCCCGGTGCAGTTTATCTATTCAGCTTTACAGATAGCGATTTTTCCGGCGGCGCGCTGCAGGCCACAATCGGCGACGGCTATACGGGCGGTAAAAATATCGATATCCCCGAGCTTAGAAGACATGACAACTTTGGCATGGCGGTTTCCCTAAACGCAGTGGGGGATCGCTTGGCAGTCGGAATTCAAAAGGATGACGGATCCGGGAATGTGGCCAAGCAGTCCGGCGGAGTTTATCTATTCAGCTTTACAGATAGTGACTTTTCCGGCGGTGCGCTGCAGGCCAAAATCGGTAAAGGTTTTACGGGCGGTAAAAATATCGATGTCTCCGCGCTTGAAGAAGAAGACTTATTTGGCCATGCGGTTTCGCTAAATGCGGCGGGCGATCGATTAGCCGTCGGAGCTTATTCGGATGACGGATCCGGTAATAGCACATTGAACGCCGGCGCGGTTTATCTGTTCAGCTTTACGGATAGTGACTTTTCCGGCGGTGCGCTACAGGCCACAATCGGCAAAGGCTATACGGGCGGTAAAAATGTCGATGTCAGCTCACTTGAAGCAGGTGACGGCTTTAGCCGTTCGGTTTCGCTAAACGCGGCAGGTAATCGCCTAGTGGCGGGGGCTGCTGGAGATGACGGATCGGGTAATGGCACCTTGAGCGTCGGCGCTGTGTATCTTTTTACCAGCAGTGCAGAAACTGGATCATATAACGCGGAAAGCGCAGCATCATTTACCGCCCATGCAGATCAAGGTATCACAGTAAGTGCCGCAGATTTAAGATCACGGCTAGGCCTTGGTCAAAATGTAATTTTTCAGGCCTCGAATGACATCACATTAAGCAGTGATTTAATGGTGGTAGGAACTGAAACTGGTGGCAGTTTAACGCTTAGGGCCGGACGTTCCATTCTTTTGAACGCTGATATGGTGACAAACAACGGAGATCTAAATCTTATTGCCAATGACACGTTGGCCAATGGTGTTGTCGATGTGCATCGCGATACAGGCAACGCCGTGATTACAATGAGCGCAGGAAACAGCATCAATGCCGGCACCGGTGCGGTGTCCATCACTCTGCTGGACGGCGCTGGAAAAACCAACCTTGCAAATGGCGATATCAGTTTAAGGGACATTACCGCCGGCACGATCACAGCGGTCAATTCCGGTTCCACATCAGGAACCGGCATAACATTGAGCTCTGGCGCTCTCACAGCGTCCAGTAGCGGTGACGCTATCGCTTTATCAGCACAGAAGTTCACTAATAGTGCAGGCGCTTCTGCTCTATCGGCGACATCTGGGCGCTGGCTTGTCTGGTCATCAAATGCAGATCCTTTTGATGGTTCGACGGGGGATACGATAGGTGGCCTCAGTTATGATTTCAGACAATATAATGCCACCTACGATAGCACGGCTGCCGCACAGTCCACTGGAAACGGGTTTCTTTATACCCTAGCGCCGAGCCTGAGTTCATCCCTTTTGGGCAGTTTAACAAAATCCTACGATGGGTTGGCCTCTATCTCTACCCTAGAAGCAGGGAATTACAGCACCATCACTGGGGTGATTGGTGGCGATACCATATCCTTGACCACACCAGCCACTGCTGCGTTGAACAGCAAAGAGGTGGGTAATAATAAATATACTTCAGTCACACGTGCGAAAGACAGTTGGACCAATGGTAGTATCGCGGTTTATGGCTATCAAATTGCTCTATCTTCCGGAAATATCACTAGTATCACCATTCCGACCAATTCGGGCGAAGCCTTTATTGTTTCTTCATCCGGCATTGCGTCCAGACCCATTATAGCCAACTCGGCGACAGGCATGGGTGCGTTTGACACACAATACGGCTTAGCCGGTGACCAAATAAGCACGGTCTCAGGTAGTGCATTCCAAACAGTCAAGATTTTAATGGATATAGCAAAACCCCAGAAATGCCGGATTGGCTCTGGCTTTGATTTAATTTGCGGAAATTCACAAAATATTAGTTACCAAAGAAGTGTGCAGCGCTGA
- a CDS encoding response regulator: protein MVNLGNLWQNDSVNCFSFVIASLEIHMSAEQNLENLDLDLQRRIRISHLAVLVIVCLASAWTIIFLMLGEAMGAYISGSVALVYFGCLMLFQTGLQRLARSVWLFSASLSTFAGLVFGHPGVDVDLLFLPVMALSFLAISWKKERTLLIFFLFLPLLLWFSAIRYDLVGSSQALFGIPVFYSSLSTETVNFLLRSTVLILLVAELFYFTQLASSAETELHTARIKAEAAAKAKGDFLANMSHEIRTPMNGMIGMIEVLEAMKPNEEQKRAVGTIRNSAFSLLRIIDDILDASKIDAGKMVIESSRTELRPVIEGVAVTMQTMADNMGVRIVLGVDRKVPNWILADSGRLRQIMLNILSNAIKYSSQDLTGRPNTVYFLVEMDKEDVIKLEFEDQGIGMSQELMEKTFEPFVQGESATTKRVGGTGLGLVITQKLVHQMGGQIITQSTKGKGTTVTILLPIKVFDGPNLAPDISQTKIEMLTEVGKFSKRLSNFVDHLNYIEKIRSVRPDLEGYAIPDEQETVFVLFSENQKTVTSWMSILRKQAKNPKFVVVSSNRSEQLGLLHEDVYKIQSFPMLQSELVKAIAFLTKKQKPTLIEKQPNELTDAQKESRAKKSILLVEDNEINQIVFLKQLEILGYPAVIAKNGLKGLDLWKTGNYDVILLDCHMPVMDGFEMAKEIRKQEEGGNLPRVPIVAITANALTGDADKCYACGMDDYLAKPVEIKFLEAKLMRHLKC, encoded by the coding sequence ATGGTCAACTTAGGAAATCTTTGGCAAAATGACAGCGTTAATTGTTTCTCATTTGTTATCGCGTCGTTGGAAATACATATGTCAGCAGAGCAGAATTTGGAAAATCTAGATTTAGATCTTCAACGCAGAATAAGAATTAGCCATCTCGCAGTGCTGGTTATAGTATGTTTGGCGTCAGCTTGGACGATAATATTTTTAATGCTTGGAGAAGCCATGGGGGCCTATATCTCTGGGTCTGTTGCGCTTGTGTATTTTGGCTGTCTGATGCTTTTTCAAACTGGATTGCAACGCTTGGCGCGATCTGTTTGGTTGTTCAGTGCAAGCCTATCCACATTTGCAGGCCTGGTTTTTGGACACCCCGGTGTGGATGTGGACTTGTTGTTTTTGCCGGTGATGGCGCTTTCTTTCCTGGCTATTTCTTGGAAAAAAGAACGTACTTTATTGATTTTTTTCCTCTTTTTGCCGCTTTTATTATGGTTTTCAGCAATTCGGTATGACCTTGTTGGATCGTCTCAAGCCCTCTTTGGTATTCCCGTTTTTTACAGTTCACTCAGCACCGAAACTGTGAATTTTCTTCTGCGCAGCACTGTTTTAATTTTACTTGTTGCAGAGCTTTTTTACTTTACCCAACTGGCAAGTAGTGCCGAAACGGAACTTCATACCGCAAGAATTAAGGCAGAAGCAGCCGCCAAAGCCAAAGGCGATTTTCTGGCCAATATGAGCCATGAAATCCGAACTCCCATGAACGGGATGATCGGCATGATCGAAGTGCTTGAAGCCATGAAGCCTAATGAAGAACAAAAGCGGGCTGTTGGCACAATCCGAAATTCGGCTTTTTCACTTCTAAGAATAATTGATGATATATTGGACGCCTCCAAAATTGACGCAGGAAAGATGGTGATCGAGTCTTCTCGCACCGAGTTACGGCCTGTGATTGAAGGTGTGGCCGTCACCATGCAGACTATGGCCGACAACATGGGGGTGAGAATTGTCCTTGGGGTAGACCGCAAAGTCCCAAACTGGATTTTAGCCGATTCCGGACGCCTAAGACAAATTATGCTGAATATCCTGAGTAACGCGATAAAGTACTCATCCCAAGACCTAACCGGCAGGCCCAATACAGTTTATTTTCTAGTTGAAATGGACAAAGAGGATGTAATCAAGCTCGAATTTGAGGATCAGGGGATAGGCATGTCCCAGGAATTAATGGAAAAAACTTTCGAACCTTTTGTTCAAGGTGAGTCCGCGACCACAAAGCGGGTTGGAGGTACTGGTTTAGGACTGGTTATAACTCAAAAACTCGTTCACCAAATGGGTGGTCAAATCATTACGCAAAGCACTAAAGGAAAGGGAACTACGGTTACCATTCTATTGCCTATTAAGGTATTTGACGGCCCAAATCTAGCTCCTGACATATCACAAACAAAAATCGAAATGCTCACAGAAGTGGGAAAATTTAGCAAAAGGCTGTCTAACTTTGTTGATCATCTAAACTATATTGAAAAAATCCGGTCTGTCCGCCCGGACCTTGAAGGCTACGCGATACCAGATGAACAAGAAACGGTTTTCGTATTATTCTCCGAAAATCAAAAAACCGTTACTTCTTGGATGTCCATCCTAAGAAAACAGGCAAAAAATCCGAAATTTGTTGTCGTGTCATCAAATCGATCAGAGCAGCTCGGACTTTTGCATGAGGATGTATACAAAATACAGAGCTTCCCGATGCTTCAATCAGAGTTGGTAAAAGCGATTGCATTTTTGACCAAAAAGCAAAAACCCACTTTGATCGAAAAGCAGCCTAACGAATTGACTGACGCGCAAAAAGAAAGTCGTGCAAAAAAATCTATTTTATTGGTTGAGGATAATGAAATTAATCAGATTGTTTTCCTGAAACAGTTGGAAATTCTTGGTTATCCGGCTGTGATTGCAAAAAATGGATTAAAAGGGTTAGACTTGTGGAAGACCGGAAATTACGATGTTATTTTGCTGGATTGCCATATGCCAGTTATGGATGGTTTCGAAATGGCGAAAGAAATTCGGAAACAAGAGGAAGGCGGTAATCTGCCTAGAGTGCCAATTGTGGCAATAACCGCGAATGCTCTGACAGGAGATGCCGACAAATGCTATGCCTGCGGCATGGATGACTATCTTGCAAAACCAGTCGAGATTAAATTTTTGGAAGCGAAACTTATGCGGCATTTGAAGTGCTGA
- the leuD gene encoding 3-isopropylmalate dehydratase small subunit, translating to MDKFEKLSGVAAPMPLINIDTDMIIPKVFLKTIKRSGLGVNLFDEMRYNDDRAEIPDFVLNKAQYRNAEILVAGDNFGCGSSREHAPWAIKDFGIRCVISTSFADIFFNNCFKNGILPIILPKEQVDALMEDAEKGSNARIEIDLEDQTVTSSDGEVYSFEVDSFKKHCLLNGLDDIGLTMEKVGSIDNYELKLSSERPWV from the coding sequence ATGGATAAGTTTGAAAAACTTAGCGGTGTTGCGGCACCTATGCCTTTGATCAATATCGACACGGACATGATTATTCCTAAGGTGTTTTTGAAAACTATTAAGCGGTCTGGATTGGGTGTGAATCTTTTTGATGAAATGCGCTATAATGATGACCGCGCGGAAATTCCAGATTTTGTGTTGAACAAAGCACAATACAGAAACGCTGAAATATTGGTTGCTGGAGATAATTTTGGCTGCGGGTCTTCAAGAGAGCATGCGCCTTGGGCAATCAAAGATTTTGGCATTCGCTGTGTTATTTCAACAAGTTTTGCGGATATCTTTTTCAATAACTGCTTTAAAAATGGCATCCTTCCGATCATCTTGCCGAAAGAACAGGTGGACGCTTTGATGGAAGATGCCGAAAAAGGTTCCAATGCGCGCATCGAGATTGACTTGGAGGATCAGACAGTAACCTCATCAGATGGTGAAGTGTATTCGTTTGAGGTCGACTCATTCAAAAAGCATTGCCTTTTAAACGGGTTAGACGATATCGGGCTCACCATGGAAAAAGTCGGGTCAATTGATAATTATGAATTAAAACTATCATCAGAGCGACCTTGGGTGTGA